The following are from one region of the Oncorhynchus tshawytscha isolate Ot180627B linkage group LG24, Otsh_v2.0, whole genome shotgun sequence genome:
- the LOC112223757 gene encoding cartilage-associated protein encodes MEKHSPVLLVRDKCATWMNAFIMVANLQRVKGIIFSISLCFIATVVVAQYDNYNFRHFPQEELMPIESAYAQGLDNYASENWTDCIKFIELSLRLHRLLKDSVTYCIRNCNASHVQLQEPVMASSTGDMQIFWRILMRASCLKKCRMHFPALSLPYPRKEVMDDFDNRSPYRYMYFAYVQTDDLQKALASAHTYLQRNPEDPVMTRHMNQYKREFDLEGALIDHEEHPYEVSFLKAVTLFNSEDFSSSISHMEQALSQYLQQYSLCQAMCHGACDADLPQTKDLYPTLADAYVDALRCEVKCEENLMPNVGGYFVEKFIATMYHYLQFAYYKLNDARSAAPCASSYVLFDPEDKVMRQNMLYYQSYREQWGLDDHSFTPRVEALRYYNHTTLLKQMLAFAENYLQSDEDFLGPEEAAMEDSSDVEFEGLGDYQESILARWSQPKAKGDVGDS; translated from the exons ATGGAAAAACACAGTCCCGTTTTATTGGTCAGAGACAAATGCGCAACTTGGATGAATGCATTTATCATGGTCGCCAATCTCCAACGCGTAAAAGGAATTATTTTCTCAATCTCTTTGTGTTTTATTGCCACTGTAGTGGTCGCGCAGTATGACAACTACAACTTTAGACATTTCCCACAAGAGGAGCTCATGCCAATCGAGTCTGCGTATGCACAAGGCTTGGACAATTATGCCTCAGAAAATTGGACGGACTGTATCAAATTCATTGAATTAAGTTTACGCCTGCATCGACTTCTGAAAGACAGCGTGACATACTGCATACGAAACTGTAATGCCAGTCATGTACAGCTACAGGAGCCTGTCATGGCAAGCAGCACCGGGGATATGCAGATCTTCTGGCGCATTTTGATGCGAGCATCATGCCTGAAAAAGTGCAGGATGCACTTCCCTGCGCTCTCGCTCCCTTACCCTAGAAAAGAGGTCATGGATGATTTCGATAATAGGTCGCCCTACCGTTACATGTACTTTGCTTATGTCCAG ACGGATGACCTCCAGAAGGCGTTGGCGTCAGCCCACACCTATCTACAGAGAAACCCAGAGGACCCGGTCATGACACGGCACATGAACCAATACAAAAGAGAGTTTGACTTGGAGGGCGCGCTCATTGACCATGAGGAACACCCCTATGAG GTTAGCTTCCTGAAAGCGGTCACCTTGTTCAACTCTGAGGACTTCAGCAGCAGTATCAGTCACATGGAGCAGGCCCTCAGCCAGTACCTCCAGCAGTACAGCCTGTGTCAGGCCATGTGCCACGGGGCCTGCGACGCCGACCTCCCCCAAACTAAAGACCTGTACCCCACACTGGCAG ATGCCTATGTTGACGCACTGAGATGCGAGGTGAAGTGTGAGGAAAACCTAATGCCAAATGTTGGCGGCTACTTTGTGGAGAAATTCATCGCCACTATGTATCACTACCTGCAATTTGCTTATTATAAGT TAAATGATGCCCGCAGTGCGGCCCCCTGTGCGTCCAGCTACGTGCTCTTTGACCCCGAGGACAAGGTCATGAGGCAGAAtatgttatactaccagtcttaCAGAGAGCAGTGGGGCCTGGATGACCACAGCTTCACACCCAGAGTG GAAGCATTGAGGTACTACAACCATACCACCTTGCTGAAACAGATGCTGGCATTTGCAGAGAACTACTTGCAGTCTGATGAG GACTTTTTGGGTCCAGAAGAAGCTGCCATGGAGGACTCCTCTGATGTTGAGTTTGAAGGGCTTGGAGACTATCAGGAATCAATCCTGGCTAGATGGTCACAACCCAAAGCTAAAGGGGACGTTGGTGATTCCTAA